tgcgaagccggcgcctgcagtgtgggtcaagggatcgaccgaccatccgtgtaatatgttctgctccccggaggggtgatggttgcaatgcccctctgggtttctgcctttaggctaggcgtaaattcgttctttttgctagccagtctcatgaccgagaactctatcgaggtttgtgcccatggcggagcttcgacaaagtcagggtgaggggagtccagcccttggccagtagcggtttcTCGAgttgatggcgtattaacaccctggctgttgagacagccaggagttgtttgcaaacagctcattatcttgttctaggcatctgactattttatgtcttaggcttgtgttcctggggccTGGATGACCTTAGATAAGAATAattgctgccgttagatcaaatCGTGAggacaaggggagaaggtttgtctccactaggaggttgaggaccttcgcccaccttggcgCACCCAGAATGCCCCTGGCGGttttcgttttggactgtctccagttgggtctttgtattttcttaatgccaatcagagcgaggggggcATAGTCTACAAGGGGCCTGAACAGCATGTAtacagaatgatcttagtactctgtgtctggccccttttgctcttccactcattgctctcatgacagacagtcttcatTTGTTCGGTAAACCCAGGTGCTGACCTCCGGGCGGAAGGAGAggcccggtctatccttaccccaaggtaggggtagtcctgaacccactccagtccattccctggattttcagacttgtgccttgaactctgtctcagagccatggctttggatttggctgcagagatctttagtcctgtcctgcaacactcctgggAATACCAGGTCCAGGCAATGTTTGGGCTTTGTTtttggcagtgtggtccagtggagatgatagcgagatcgtctacataggagatgatcttgcaccccactgggaggttatgttgaggatacaggacattatgtattaaaagggctggactgagaccccacctgtggcgttccatttctagtggcatgtgctgtgataggtgaccttggaatttgactctggctgtctattggtaaagtagtcacctatccaagccaaaaacttacctctgattccttttggatcaggctctcttgAATCGCAAGAGGAATTCCAAttcaaaagggcccttttccaggtcaaggaatactgccacagatgtgccccctgttttttgtgctcaagagcgtggctatgctgtgcgctgtgctcatgcccctggtgaacccgggaGGTGTTTCGGTGGGGGTccaattttccatcggagccggttcagtaccatcctctcggcagtcttggccagaacgaggagagagagggggctttttttccccccggcccctttgGTTTGGGATGGGAATAGTACCCTCTTCCAATTTGGGGGTAGAGGGAGTTTCCCGGGCTTTTTGGGGGGTTGCGGGAATGAAAAGCTCACTACCACCCCAGGGGGGGAAATGATGGgtcgagatcccgtcagagccggggctgtgttgcaacgGGCTTTTagcttttcttagttccctcagaaaaaagaaaaacgttgagTTATGGGTTCAGTCCCCTTCTTGATGGAGCAAGTTTGACTGTTGTAGGCTTTGTCTTCCCCTCAGTTCGGCGGGCGGTGTTCCtatcgttctcgcagagaactcggcGCCAGTCTTTTGGGCCTTGTGGGacatggtgcgtgcatctgggggctggggggggtggCCGTTTAACCCGTTGCCATATAATGAGGGAGTGAGTTTTTCGGCTTTACAGCTTATGTATGCCAGCCCCCGATGTTATCTCGGGCGGGTCCGGTGAGTTCGCGGTGATTGAGGGGGAGTGGGATCGCCAAACCGCATGGCCGACTCACCAACGCGGAAGCTCTTTTCACGTTGGCCCCCACAGCACCCCCCTTCCAGTGTAGGGGTCGCAAAACGAACCTTTCGAGATCCGCTTGCTCCTGGGATGCGCAGGCTTCGCAGGGCGATGCTACGTAGTTCCTGGGGACGCCGGAGGGTGATGTTTAAACTGTTCCCTTGAGGACGGGGAAGGGCCCCTCAGGGGGCggcaggggggaaaaatttgggggtgctTTATAAAGCGGGGAGCAGTTTGGAGGTCGCGGGGAAAGAAGATGTCTCTTTGCGTAAGGTTTGTAGGAAAAGAGGGTGAGGTTGGGGGGGCAAAAGGCTGCTTTCCGATGCCCCGGGGGTCCTGACTCCGGAGCTGACAGAAAGTCGCAGGAGAGCTATGGGGTTCCCGTAGCCCATTCTGCTGGGTGCCCAAAGACCCTCTTGAAGGGGTCCAATGTGTAGGATGCAAGGGGAATGCTCCCTCCATGTGGGGGGAGAAGAAGCGTGAGGGTCTCCCTTTAAGTGGCGGTGTAGGACCCCCCATGCCTGGCCTGGGATGGTTGCTGTGGTCCAATGCCTTAGCCGAGAAGGGTCCAGCTGCCCCCAGGCTCGGACCGAAAAATGAGGACTTGTCCGGACGTGACCTCGGGAGGGGCCCCCTAGCGAAAATATCCAGGGGCTATGAAGGTCTTGGGAATGGTGCGGCAGTAGTGTCCCCGGATGGGGGTTTCCCCAGCCCCATGGTAAACCCGGGCAACATGTTAGGGCGTAGCTGTAACCTGGTCTCGGTAGAGGGCTGACTACGTCGAGATTTTGTCGAAATGCCGTTGGGAAAGGGTACCCCAGGGGGGCTTTGGTATGTCGGGAACCTTTTCTGTGCTGGATCGATAAATGCGGCACCCTGCCGGGGCGTCCTATTGATGCCGGGCAAGAGACTTTTCTCCTGATGAGGTCCTGTGTTTGGGATTCCCCGTGACGTGGTAACCCCGAAAAAAATGccggggaggacggagggggtaAGGACGGGGTCGCCCAGCGAGGTATCACAGAGGAGGGTCCCGAAGTCCTGAAACTGTATCTCTcgtgaaaggggggtggggaggggggaaagggtcttGTTGCTGCTCCCTGGGAACCAGCTATAGCGATAGGTTGTTTCTCGACTTACCTGGGTATCGAACTTGAAAGGCTTGGCCTGGGTTGGTGCCTTGGATATGTGATtcagtggtgaactgggcaaCAAAATCCCGGTGCCTCTCTTTACGCGGGGACAAAAGGGCGACCCCTTTGTGCAGTCAAAGGGAGGGGCTTGTGGCCCATcaagattttttggggaaaagaaagccAGGGGTTGCCAACCTTTTCCCGGGGTCTTTTTTGGCAGAAATGCTCCCGGGGGTTTCCCCAGAGGGTCAAACGGCAAATTTTGGAGTCTTCCCtcccgtgggggtttttttggggagggcCGCCGAGGTTTAAGGGCGTTTTCCCAGCCCCCGAAAGCTTCAGTTTTCCTGAAAAGTTTATCAGCCGGGGTACTccgaagcgttttttttttttcttttttttttgggggcttgggGAAAATGCCTGAtccctgcccccctttcccctgagcGGGGGGTAAGGGCCCGTCGGGGGGAAATCGCGTGacctagaaaggtgagagaggtgaCTCTGAAGGACAGGATTGATGAGGGACCCCGGGCTCCTTGCAGAGGGTTTCGAAGGGGGCCCTTTGGAGGTGTTGCTGGTTTTCTCACTACGCTGCTGGCGGGGAGCATATCGCGATTTTAACAAAGCACCCTGTGGGCCCACGGGGGAATGGGCCGGAGTGCTGCAAGGTCTGGGGCTTTGGGAGCCCCAAAGGGCATTCGAAATAAATTTTGTACAGACCGAAGGGCAGGGTCACAGCTGTTTTTTGGGGGATGCCCCCCTCATTTGCattgaggggttttgggggggtttggtaaGCTTGAAAAAGTTCGTTTTAGGGGAAAACCCGTGTATCCCGAGAGCTCGTgtgtaaaggaaagggaaaggtggggagggggtagcggCCCCGGTGCGGGGGCCCGGTGTTGAGGTGACGTTTAACCCCCCCCAGGGAGGGCCAGTCGCCGCCCCCCTTCCTTGAACTTTAACAAGGGGGCAGGGGAGTTTGCCCCCGGGGCGGCGGGAAGGGCGTATTATGACGAGCCGCTCATGTGTTTTTTCACACGTCGGGGCAAAGGCGGAAGCGTCTGGggggtttggccctgcaaggggaaaataaaatggtGGTCCAAGgtcgtgacgatgtggtgcttgaAGTGTGTGGTGGTTGTCGTTGCCACTTTGAGGGGTTCGTCAGTGCGGAAATTTCCCCGCAGCCGCTCTGAAAGGGGCCCCACGGGTTTGGGGCAAACACCATGAAATATCCGGGGGCCCCACTTTACCGGGGGCCACGAGGGGGGTAGGTGGGTCCCCGGGACTGGTCCCCCAAGGGGAACTCCCCCTAAGGCCCACCGTAAATCCGTGGGGCGCCAGGAAATCACTCCGAGGATGGGTTTTGCGTGGTCAGcaaatgggaaaaaacccccacgtCGCTTCGAGGGGGAAAGACCCCGCGGGAAAAGGAATTGTAAATTAAACCTCACCGTATACTTTGGGGTGGGCGAATTGGCAGCCCCAACTTGCAGAACCCGGGGGAATTTGTCTGCCCTTTGTGGGAAATGTGGGAATAAAAGGTTTATTTTCCGCCCCTGTGTCTACCGTCTTTTCTCGGGCCGCGGGGAAAAACCGGCGCTAATGGGTTCCTGCGCTGCCCTTTTTCCGGGggcccaagggggaaagggggtttccaCCGAAGCCCCCTGCTCCCAAAATTGGAAGGTAGAAAACGTAGCTACCTGGGgtcggggaaggggttgggggctGTAGGTGTAATGTACTGGGGGGGGAAGTCTCGCCCACGACCGTTTCGGGACCTggggtgatgcaggactgcgatGGTGGGATCGGGGACGCGGTAAAAGGATACACGGCTGAATGTTGCGAACGGCATTTGTGAGTTGGGATCCCTTTTGTcgcgggggttttcccgggggtttgAGGGGGGCAGGGGCTACAGCTAAAATTTTGTGCGTACGGGAAGGGGCAGAATCTCGTCTGCTTTTGAGGCTATTTTCCCAAATGGGGAGCTCCGACGCTAgtagggggggtttaaaaccgggggggggggggggggtttgggcagACGCGAAAAAATATCGAGGCAATGTGTTTTTGGCAGGGGTAGAGAGTCATTGTATGCCCCAAAGGTATTTCCGAGGGAGTACGGGCGTCAGATGACGAAGCTGTGAAAAAAAGGGGCCGCGCAGGGGGCGTTTTGTGGGGAAGGCGCGGCGGATGTAGGATTGCCCCTTTGAGGAGTTTGACGTGGTtgtatttggggggtttttaagaaAAGGGTTCTGAGGAGAAACAGGAGTTCAGGCGAGGGATTTTTGACCAGTATCCGATTAAATTTTTTggtaggagaaaggggaatggagtagggggaaaatctttttttttggagtttaATGGGGGAGGGCAGAGCCCAGCGATGAGTGAGGGAGTTTTTTCTGGACTTTGCGGCTTTAAAAATGCCAGCCGGGATTTTATCTCTCAAAGGGCAGGTTGGTGACTTCACGGTGATTGGTGGGAGTTGGATCGCCAAACCGCCCTGGACCTAACTTTTCGGGGCCTGGAAGGGTCGTTTTTCGTTTGGGGCACCCCAATGGGCTTCTGACCACTCAGATTTCCAGGAACCCCGCCCCAAACCCCCGTCCTCGACGGAAAGCAACTTGCGGGTTGTGAGCACCTGTGTTTCCGGGGTATTgcattttgggtttgggaaagggggtgggttttAAGGACGTTTTTGCCGGGGGGCTTGGGGGGTTGTGTCCCCAATCTTGAAAGGGaaccaaaatttcccaaacccctgCCCCCTATTTGTCAggtacttttaaaaatttcaggtcttttctgcatatttttatttaaagaaattctTGGGAATGTAATTGAAAGGGGGTTAGAATGCGAGTAGGCCCCTTTAGGGTGGCCCCCGAAGAAGGTATGTCGGGGCGGGAGTTGGGGCTCAAAGGGAGAGTGAAAAGTATGGTTCCAGGGCCCCTATGGGGTCATGAGCATGTGGGCATGGCTTTTTGGCAGTTTTGGAGGCCCATTTCCATGAAACAGGGCCCTATTTTGGGCACCCCTGCAGCTGGAGGGCAGGGCACTGAAGGGGTTTatagatgggagagaaagaggagagaaaaaaaaggagatagggagagagagaaaaggaaagaggggagagagagaccgagagagagagagagagagagagaggggaggggaagggagggaaaagagagaaagagagagagaaacccctgTTCCAT
The Penaeus monodon isolate SGIC_2016 unplaced genomic scaffold, NSTDA_Pmon_1 PmonScaffold_11748, whole genome shotgun sequence DNA segment above includes these coding regions:
- the LOC119568949 gene encoding extensin-like, translated to MGGLTGPPVKGQWWFLREAGSSSKFAVRKLTGARVLTTRKLLSVEDGGLGRGSWKSEWSEAHWGAPNEKRPFQAPKTVYPFTASPIPPSQSCITPGPETVVGETSPPSTLHLQPPTPSPTPGQTNSPGFCKLGLPIRPPQKRLRGNFRTDEPLKVATTTTTHFKHHIVTTLDHHFIFPLQGQTPQTLPPLPRPYQTPPKPLNANEGGIPQKTAVTLPFGLYKIYFECPLGLPKPQTLQHSGPFPRGPTGKTEAFGGWENALKPRRPSPKKPPREGRLQNLPFDPLGKPPGAFLPKKTPGKGWQPLAFFSPKNLDGPQAPPFDCTKGSPFCPRVKRGTGILLPSSPLNHISKAPTQAKPFKFDTQDAPAGCRIYRSSTEKVPDIPKPPWGTLSQRHFDKIST